One Syngnathoides biaculeatus isolate LvHL_M chromosome 4, ASM1980259v1, whole genome shotgun sequence DNA window includes the following coding sequences:
- the cds1 gene encoding phosphatidate cytidylyltransferase 2, which produces MTELRRRGGGGEDPDSTDNMSDKEGEEDRSLGLQGDMEGECDVDTKADAADVPASTADTDNTPQCLNKALEGLHPRWKNYWIRGVLSLAMISGFFLIIYLGPIALILIVMTVQIKCFQEIITIGYKVYRSYDLPWFRTLSWYFLVCVNYFFYGETLADYFGALVRREEPLQFLSRYHRFISFALYLAGFCMFVLSLVKKHYRLQFYMFAWTHVTLLIVVTQSHLVIQNLFEGMIWFIVPISIVICNDIGAYLFGFFFGRTPLIKLSPKKTWEGFIGGYFFTVVFGFILSSLLSQFQYFVCPVGLSSESGTLFTVECEPSDLFVLHQYKLPTLVRNLLPWETMTLYPFQIHSIFLSSFASLIGPFGGFFASGFKRAFKIKDFASTIPGHGGIMDRFDCQYLMATFTHVYIASFIRGPNPSKVLQQLLMLQPEQQLSIFNTLTTHLKDRGMLPPTE; this is translated from the exons ATGACTGAGCTCCGGCGGCGAGGGGGCGGCGGGGAAGACCCGGACAGCACCGACAACATGAGCGATAag gaggGCGAGGAGGACAGGTCATTGGGCCTGCAGGGCGACATGGAGGGTGAGTGCGACGTGGACACCAAAGCGGACGCTGCCGACGTCCCAGCATCCACGGCAGACACTGATAACACACCACAGTGTCTCAACAAGGCTCTGGAAGGACTGCACCCAAg ATGGAAAAACTACTGGATTCGAGGCGTTTTGTCTCTCGCCATGATTTCGGGTTTCTTCCTCATCATCTACCTGGGACCAATCGCTCTCATTTTAATT GTCATGACAGTGCAAATCAAGTGTTTCCAGGAAATCATCACAATCGGCTACAAGGTCTATCGCTCTTATGACCTGCCCTGGTTCAGGACGCTCAGCTG GTATTTCTTGGTGTGCGTCAACTATTTTTTCTACGGTGAGACCCTGGCCGACTATTTTGGGGCTCTGGTGCGGAGAGAGGAGCCTTTGCAGTTCCTGTCTCGCTACCACAGATTCATCTCGTTCGCCTTGTACCTGGCAG gtttcTGCATGTTTGTGCTGAGTTTAGTGAAGAAACATTACCGCCTGCAGTTTTACATG TTTGCGTGGACCCATGTGACGCTGTTGATTGTGGTGACTCAGTCACACCTTGTCATACAGAACCTGTTTGAAGGAATGATCTG GTTCATTGTGCCCATCtccattgtgatctgcaatgacATTGGCGCCTACCTGTTCGGGTTTTTCTTTGGACGCACTCCACTCATCAAG CTTTCGCCCAAGAAGACGTGGGAGGGATTCATAGGAGGCTACTTCTTCACTGTCGTCTTTGGATTCATT TTGTCGTCGCTGCTGTCCCAGTTCCAGTACTTCGTGTGTCCGGTGGGCCTGAGTAGCGAAAGCGGCACCTTGTTCACAGTTGAATGCGAGCCATCGGACTTGTTTGTGCTGCACCAGTACAAACTGCCCACGCTTGTACGCAACTTGCTGCCTTGG GAAACAATGACGTTGTACCCATTCCAGATCCACAGCATCTTTCTGTCATCCTTTGCATCGCTCATCGGCCCTTTCGGGGGCTTCTTCGCAAGCGGCTTTAAGCGAGCCTTTAAGATTAAA GATTTTGCCAGCACCATCCCGGGTCACGGAGGCATCATGGACCGCTTCGACTGTCAGTACCTGATGGCCACTTTCACCCACGTCTACATCGCCAGCTTCATCAG GGGCCCCAACCCGAGCAAAGTCCTGCAGCAGCTTCTGATGCTGCAGCCTGAGCAGCAGCTGAGTATTTTCAACACGCTCACCACACACTTGAAGGACAGAGGGATGCTGCCCCCCACAGAGTGA